A portion of the Calliphora vicina chromosome 5, idCalVici1.1, whole genome shotgun sequence genome contains these proteins:
- the Prim2 gene encoding DNA primase large subunit produces the protein MDFRRKTKTRLEYKPEYENLEQKYPHNVLLYRLPPIDDIQIQEFEELSLERLKVLRILEQAHTKNLRLLSDDWKEYVHAELSREGLKGYLRLCTNGGATAVNNASKHEFELQARRRDYISHFILRLVYCRTMELKRWFLAREMELFKYKFSTMSPAEIKHFLELHKLDYAPLNQEQKNEVKDGLFESTMGQSVAKIEMLDFYKVPFTQVLDLVRSRRCYLKDGQAYVNTNDFISIVAVKQMDEIEHGLQAAQRSIRDVETDERLFHLLKSLHTSYTGKDYTVSKNASVPIESLDQLAKKSYPLCMRACHDHIRSTHHIKHDGRMQYGLFLKGIGVTLEDSIRFWREEFCRKIDPEKFAKSYQYNIEHNYGKKGSMVNYTPYSCLKIIQENAVPGSVHGCPYKIYDQTTLKNKLAGAGLSSVHVQEVMSYVAKGHYQLACGKFFQITHESSEDVAITHPNQYFEQSQIVQGNRIVEKKPGNVQRKTIKSSQSMNETTMFMNNDDDDELWNLIEEPKDTASCTQQSTTNTLIDWDDDLDLTAIEC, from the exons atggattttagaagaaaaacaaaaactcgtCTAGAGTACAAGCCAGAATATGAAAATCTGGAACAGAAATATCCACACAATGTACTTTTGTACCGTTTGCCACCAATTGATGACATACAAATCCAGGAATTTGAAGAATTATCGCTGGAACGTTTAAAAGTGTTGCGAATCTTGGAGCAAGCACACACGAAAAATTTGCGTTTATTGTCGGATGATTGGAAGGAGTATGTTCACGCAGAACTCTCCCGAGAAGGCTTAAAAGGTTATTTGCGTTTGTGTACCAATGGCGGGGCAACAGCGGTTAATAATGCAAGCAAACATGAGTTTGAGCTTCAGGCCAGGCGTCGGGATTACATATCACATTTTATATTGAGATTGGTTTATTGTCGTACAATGGAGTTAAAGCG TTGGTTTTTGGCACGTGAAATGGagcttttcaaatataaattttctacaaTGTCTCCGGcagaaattaaacattttctagAGTTGCACAAATTAGATTATGCACCCTTGAACCAGGAACAAAAGAATGAGGTCAAAGATGGTCTTTTCGAAAGTACTATGGGACAGAGTGTGGCGAAGATCGAAATGTTGGACTtttataaagtaccttttacgcAGGTTTTAGACTTGGTTAGATCTCGTCGTTGTTATTTAAAAGATGGTCAGGCATATGTTAACacaaatgattttatttcaattgtggCCGTAAAACAAATGGATGAAATTGAACATGGCCTTCAGGCGGCCCAACGTTCAATCAGAGATGTAGAAACAGATGAGCGTCTATTTCATCTACTTAAGTCATTGCACACTTCATATACGGGTAAAGATTATACAGTTAGTAAAAATGCAAGTGTTCCCATTGAATCTTTGGACCAACTTGCCAAAAAATCATATCCATTATGTATGCGAGCTTGTCATGACCACATACGCTCCACCCATCATATCAAGCATGATGGTCGCATGCAGTATGGCTTGTTCCTTAAAGGTATTGGCGTGACATTGGAAGATTCTATTCGGTTTTGGCGCGAAGAATTCTGTAGAAAAATTGATCCCGAAAAGTTTGCCAAAAGTTATCAATACAACATTGAGCATAATTATGGCAAAAAGGGTTCCATGGTCAACTATACACCCTATTCGTGCCTTAAAATTATTCAGGAAAACGCTGTTCCCGGCAGCGTGCACGGTTGTCCATATAAAATTTACGATCAGACAACattaaagaataaattggctgGTGCAGGTTTATCGTCAGTCCATGTTCAGGAAGTTATGAGTTATGTAGCCAAGGGTCACTATCAATTGGCATGTGgtaaatttttccaaatcacACATGAATCGTCAGAGGATGTGGCCATTACGCATCCCAATCAATACTTCGAACAGAGCCAAATTGTGCAAGGAAATCGTATTGTAGAGAAGAAGCCGGGAAACGTACAGCGTAAGACAATTAAAAGTAGCCAGTCAATGAACGAAACTACCATGTTTATGAataacgatgatgatgatgagctGTGGAATTTAATTGAAGAACCAAAAGATACTGCCAGCTGTACGCAGCAATCAACAACAAATACCCTAATAGATTGGGATGATGATCTAGATCTAACAGCTATTGAATGCTGA
- the Mat1 gene encoding CDK-activating kinase assembly factor MAT1, translated as MDDQACPRCKTTKYRNPSLKLMVNVCGHTLCESCVDLLFLKGSGSCPECMVPLRRNNFRVQLFEDPMVEKEVDIRKRILRDYNKKEEDFNSLLEYNDYLEEIESIIYNLCNNIDIIGTNKRIEQYKKENRDIIQRNKTRMGREEYELEEMLELEKAQEEARRQELLDLEAEQKKKKAREKEALIDELMCSGKNASAIVSEFAEKVEKLREEEKQLPPPKPASQFSSGVKFGRSADHQFLPVPKVEEGPLYIHETPLLYVEGPPIPPVYEIETKGYMSHVRAENSIERAGGYRATYACQRALLEAMQGLFHGSITY; from the coding sequence ATGGATGATCAGGCCTGTCCACGTTGTAAAACAACAAAGTATCGTAATCCATCCCTAAAGTTGATGGTGAATGTATGCGGGCATACATTGTGTGAATCATGTGTGGATCTTCTGTTTTTAAAAGGTTCCGGGTCATGCCCAGAATGTATGGTACCACTACGACGAAACAATTTTCGTGTACAGCTCTTTGAAGATCCCATGGTAGAAAAAGAGGTGGACATACGAAAACGTATACTAAGAGACtacaacaaaaaagaagaagacttcaatTCATTACTAGAATACAACGATTATTTGGAAGAGATTGAATCTATAATATACAATCTCTGTAACAACATCGATATAATTGGTACAAATAAACGTATTGAACAATACAAAAAAGAGAATCGCGATATAATACAGCGTAATAAAACTCGAATGGGTCGTGAGGAGTATGAGTTGGAAGAAATGCTGGAATTGGAAAAAGCTCAAGAGGAAGCCAGACGGCAAGAACTACTAGACTTGGAAGCTgaacaaaagaaaaagaaagCACGAGAGAAGGAAGCCTTAATAGATGAATTAATGTGTAGTGGCAAAAATGCATCAGCCATTGTCAGTGAATTTGCAGAGAAAGTGGAAAAATTACGGGAGGAAGAAAAACAGCTGCCACCTCCAAAGCCAGCTTCACAATTTTCGAGTGGCGTTAAATTTGGTCGTTCCGCTGATCATCAATTTCTGCCAGTGCCAAAAGTTGAAGAAGGTCCTTTGTACATACATGAAACTCCCTTACTATACGTGGAAGGTCCGCCGATTCCACCAGTATACGAAATTGAAACCAAAGGCTATATGTCGCATGTAAGAGCAGAAAATTCTATCGAAAGGGCAGGTGGCTATCGAGCAACATACGCATGTCAGCGAGCACTTCTCGAGGCAATGCAGGGCTTGTTTCATGGTTCCATAACGTACTAA
- the LOC135960969 gene encoding ubiquitin-conjugating enzyme E2 W isoform X1: MSKIVKLFKSKKDKPPKAEIITEPKEPQQPLTKCGKPLILDNTRWEKRLQKELMSLIKEPPPGVSVDTDSIATNLTEWKINIDGFEGTLYEGEHFQLLFKFNNKYPFDSPEVTFIGNNIPVHPHVYSNGHICLSILTEDWSPALSVQSVCLSIASMLSSCREKKRPPDNTLYVKTCNKNPKKTKWWYHDDSV, translated from the exons ATGtcgaaaattgttaaattattcaaaagtaaaaaagacAAACCGCCAAAAGCGGAGATTATAACGGAGCCAAAGGAACCGCAACAACCATTAACAAAATGTGGAAAACCTTTAATTTTGGACAACACACGCTGGGAG AAAAGACTACAAAAGGAATTGATGTCATTGATTAAGGAGCCGCCACCAGGAGTTTCAGTCGATACTGACAGTATAGCCACCAACTTAACAGA ATGGAAAATAAACATAGATGGTTTCGAAGGAACTCTATATGAGGGTGAACACTTTCAgctattatttaaattcaataataaatatccATTTGACTCGCCGGAAGTTACATTTATTGGCAATAATATACCAGTACATCCGCATGTCTATTCAAATGGTCATATCTGCCTTTCAATATTAACAGAAGACTGGTCACCGGCCCTATCCGTTCAGTCGGTGTGTTTAAGCATAGCATCAATGTTGAGCAGTTGTCGTGAAAAGAAACGTCCCCCAGATAATACCCTATATGTGAAGACATGCAATAAAAATCCCAAGAAGACTAAATGGTGGTACCATG ATGATTCTGTTTAG
- the LOC135960969 gene encoding ubiquitin-conjugating enzyme E2 W isoform X2, translating into MSSMSPSEKRLQKELMSLIKEPPPGVSVDTDSIATNLTEWKINIDGFEGTLYEGEHFQLLFKFNNKYPFDSPEVTFIGNNIPVHPHVYSNGHICLSILTEDWSPALSVQSVCLSIASMLSSCREKKRPPDNTLYVKTCNKNPKKTKWWYHDDSV; encoded by the exons AAAAGACTACAAAAGGAATTGATGTCATTGATTAAGGAGCCGCCACCAGGAGTTTCAGTCGATACTGACAGTATAGCCACCAACTTAACAGA ATGGAAAATAAACATAGATGGTTTCGAAGGAACTCTATATGAGGGTGAACACTTTCAgctattatttaaattcaataataaatatccATTTGACTCGCCGGAAGTTACATTTATTGGCAATAATATACCAGTACATCCGCATGTCTATTCAAATGGTCATATCTGCCTTTCAATATTAACAGAAGACTGGTCACCGGCCCTATCCGTTCAGTCGGTGTGTTTAAGCATAGCATCAATGTTGAGCAGTTGTCGTGAAAAGAAACGTCCCCCAGATAATACCCTATATGTGAAGACATGCAATAAAAATCCCAAGAAGACTAAATGGTGGTACCATG ATGATTCTGTTTAG
- the LOC135960148 gene encoding uncharacterized protein LOC135960148, which produces MSQEQFFVHTRMSKPMFDWLLSFTKSSLNKKRQRVLAEERLVITLNYLAYGTPLQSIAFKHKLGKSTIREVVLSTCSVLWSLLSPIYLSEPTTSQYADIADDFKNKYEIPNCVGLIDGKHVSIRYRVMDKTTTYNKSNLSMILLGVCDAKYKFTAVSVENFDKKNENAIFQLSPFWNALISDNLPLPSSKPLFPSSSHFPHYFIANTSLPLRKNIMRPYVGTDLTTEKTIFNYNISRAGSVIENSFGLLTARWRVLLTTIEFLPESCKTIILACVVLHNYVMANDDDQLYCPTNFIDREGEVGNIILGEWRSELKNNGDQPLPSMATNMGKSCFEANNLRDTLANYFSNESIFYDIEL; this is translated from the exons atgagtcaagaacaattttttgtacatactAGAATGTCCAAACCTATGTTTGATTGGTTGCTATCATTTACTAAGAGCTCTTTGAATAAAAAAAGGCAAAGGGTTTTGGCAGAAGAAAGACTTGTAATTACATTAAA CTATTTAGCATATGGAACGCCTTTACAATCAATTGCCTTTAAACATAAATTGGGTAAATCGACTATTCGAGAAGTTGTTTTGAGTACGTGCAGTGTTTTGTGGAGCTTACTATCGCCTATATACCTTAGTGAACCAACAACTTCCCAATACGCTGACATTGCTGACgactttaaaaacaaatatgaaattcCCAATTGTGTAGGGTTAATCGATGGAAAACATGTGTCCATACGATACCGTGTCATGGATAAGACAACCACTTACAACAAAAGTAATTTGAGCATGATTTTATTGGGAGTATGTGATGCAAAGTATAAATTTACGGCCGTTAGTGTTGAAAACTTCGATAAAAAGAATGAAAATG caATATTTCAACTTTCACCTTTTTGGAATGCATTGATTTCGGATAATTTACCTTTGCCGTCAAGTAAACCATTATTTCCATCGTCTTCACACTTTCCCCACTACTTTATTGCCAATACATCGTTACCattaagaaaaaacataatGCGCCCCTATGTGGGAACAGATTTAACcacagaaaaaacaattttcaactaTAATATTTCACGAGCTGGTTCAGTTATTGAAAATAGCTTTGGATTATTGACTGCACGTTGGAGAGTACTTTTAACAACAATTGAATTTTTACCGGAAAGTTGTAAGACAATCATATTGGCATGTGTTGTACTACATAATTATGTTATGGCCAATGACGATGATCAGTTGTATTGTCCCACTAACTTTATAGATCGGGAAGGGGAAGTTGGTAACATAATACTTGGCGAATGGCGCAGCGAGCTTAAAAATAATGGGGATCAACCACTGCCATCTATGGCGACAAATATGGGCAAATCTTGCTTTGAAGCTAATAATTTAAGAGATACATtagcaaattatttttcaaatgaatCAATATTTTATGATATCGAATTATAA